In Gemmatimonadetes bacterium T265, one DNA window encodes the following:
- a CDS encoding phenazine biosynthesis protein PhzF, which translates to MGAAARTFRYVTADVFTDRQFGGNPLAVVLDARGMTDEEMLAVTREFNYSETTFVLPPERGGAARVRIFTPAAEIPFAGHPTVGTAHVLFATGALRTDAGETTVVLEEGVGDVRVRVVLGEGGSAELGGVEPAFVELSVARLPESHPAPAPALLAAALGLDPDELLGAEYEPSIGSCGLPFTLVAVRDRAAVARAHVRAEAWAAAFPVARSGLDPHDGARAFESEGVMVFALDGTDGADVHARVFVPELAVPEDPATGSACAALGGYLAARTPRTGELAWRVAQGVEMGRPSRLELRVEKDGGGVTGVRVGGSSVVVCEGVIRLRGDGRGA; encoded by the coding sequence GTGGGGGCCGCGGCGCGGACGTTCCGCTACGTGACCGCCGACGTCTTCACCGACCGTCAGTTCGGCGGCAACCCGCTCGCGGTGGTGCTCGACGCGCGCGGGATGACGGACGAGGAGATGCTCGCGGTGACCCGCGAGTTCAACTACTCGGAGACGACGTTCGTGCTGCCGCCGGAGCGCGGCGGCGCGGCGCGGGTGCGGATCTTCACGCCGGCGGCGGAGATCCCGTTCGCCGGACACCCGACGGTGGGCACCGCGCACGTGCTGTTCGCGACGGGCGCGCTGCGCACGGACGCGGGCGAGACGACCGTGGTGCTGGAAGAGGGCGTGGGCGACGTGCGGGTGCGGGTAGTATTAGGCGAAGGCGGCTCGGCGGAGCTCGGGGGGGTGGAGCCGGCGTTCGTCGAGCTGAGCGTGGCGCGGCTGCCCGAGTCGCACCCCGCCCCCGCGCCGGCGCTCCTCGCGGCCGCGTTGGGCCTCGACCCCGACGAGCTGCTCGGGGCGGAGTACGAGCCGAGCATCGGGTCGTGCGGGCTGCCGTTCACGCTCGTCGCGGTGCGGGACCGGGCCGCGGTGGCGCGGGCGCACGTGCGGGCGGAGGCGTGGGCGGCGGCGTTCCCCGTGGCGCGCTCGGGGCTCGACCCCCACGACGGGGCGCGCGCGTTCGAGAGCGAGGGGGTGATGGTGTTCGCGCTCGACGGCACCGACGGGGCGGACGTGCACGCGCGGGTGTTCGTGCCGGAGCTCGCGGTGCCCGAGGACCCGGCGACGGGGTCGGCCTGCGCGGCGTTAGGCGGGTACCTCGCGGCGCGGACGCCCCGGACGGGGGAGTTGGCGTGGCGGGTGGCGCAGGGGGTCGAGATGGGGCGGCCGAGTCGGCTGGAGTTGCGGGTGGAGAAGGACGGGGGCGGCGTGACGGGGGTGCGGGTGGGAGGAAGTTCGGTGGTGGTGTGCGAGGGGGTGATCCGGCTGCGGGGGGACGGGCGGGGTGCGTGA
- a CDS encoding lactoylglutathione lyase: MIRGVKFVTIPTRDQDRALAFWTERMGFTVATDQPFGGGQRWIELRVPRADTQVVLFTSPGHEDRVGTWSPFTFWTDDLDATYAELTAAGVETLGPPEKAPWGSSLKFRDPDGNTFLVSSR; this comes from the coding sequence ATGATCCGCGGCGTCAAGTTCGTCACCATCCCCACGCGCGACCAGGACCGCGCGCTCGCCTTCTGGACCGAGCGCATGGGCTTCACCGTCGCGACCGACCAGCCGTTCGGCGGCGGCCAGCGCTGGATCGAGCTGCGCGTCCCGCGCGCCGACACGCAGGTCGTGCTCTTTACGTCGCCGGGGCACGAGGACCGGGTCGGCACGTGGTCGCCGTTCACCTTCTGGACCGACGACCTCGACGCGACCTACGCGGAGCTGACCGCCGCGGGCGTCGAGACGCTCGGGCCGCCCGAGAAGGCGCCGTGGGGCTCGTCGCTCAAGTTCCGCGACCCGGACGGCAACACCTTCCTCGTCTCGTCGCGTTAG
- a CDS encoding arabinan endo-1,5-alpha-L-arabinosidase, translated as MIHRSTTATALAFAVLTLAACGGGSGGSGGTPPPPTQPSGPSATQYVNPVLNADFPDPGVVKASDGSYYAYATQTTGIHIQLSHSTDLVTWSTPGEALPVRPTWASQSQNFWAPDVALRENNTYVMYFSAEVDPDKRPSPGDDFCVGMATATNPGGPFTDVGHPVVCGSGATTIDPQGFDDPQTGKRYLFWGSDFAPIQVQELSATDRSTFAAGTAPAPVVSPRAGQPYENLVEGAWMTYHAPYYYLFYSGGNCCVQFGPVAYAVMVARAPSPTGPFEFLRTSANGPTTPVLAASASWIGPGHNAVVMAGGADWMLYHAIDVTHPTLPGGNVSRRALLLDKITYQANGWPVVGPAGMPTNTPQTRPTVP; from the coding sequence ATGATCCATCGCAGCACGACGGCGACGGCACTGGCGTTCGCCGTTCTCACCCTCGCTGCCTGCGGCGGTGGCAGCGGCGGCAGCGGCGGCACGCCGCCGCCCCCCACGCAGCCGTCCGGGCCGAGCGCGACCCAGTACGTCAACCCGGTACTCAACGCTGACTTCCCCGACCCGGGCGTCGTCAAGGCGAGCGACGGGTCGTACTACGCGTACGCCACGCAGACGACCGGCATCCACATCCAGCTGTCGCACTCGACCGACCTGGTCACGTGGAGCACCCCCGGCGAGGCGCTGCCGGTCCGGCCCACGTGGGCGAGCCAGTCGCAGAACTTCTGGGCGCCCGACGTCGCGCTGCGCGAGAACAACACCTACGTCATGTACTTCTCGGCGGAGGTCGACCCCGACAAGCGCCCCAGCCCGGGCGACGACTTCTGCGTCGGGATGGCGACGGCGACGAACCCCGGGGGGCCGTTCACCGACGTCGGCCACCCCGTGGTCTGCGGCTCGGGAGCGACGACGATCGACCCGCAGGGCTTCGACGACCCGCAGACGGGGAAGCGCTACCTGTTCTGGGGGTCCGACTTCGCGCCGATTCAGGTGCAGGAGCTGTCGGCGACCGACCGCTCGACGTTCGCGGCGGGCACCGCGCCCGCGCCGGTCGTCTCGCCGCGTGCGGGACAGCCGTACGAGAACCTCGTCGAGGGCGCGTGGATGACCTATCACGCGCCGTACTACTACCTGTTCTACTCCGGCGGCAACTGCTGCGTGCAGTTCGGGCCCGTGGCGTACGCGGTGATGGTCGCGCGCGCGCCGAGTCCGACGGGGCCGTTCGAGTTCCTCCGCACGTCGGCGAACGGGCCCACGACGCCGGTGCTCGCGGCGAGCGCGTCGTGGATCGGGCCCGGGCACAACGCGGTGGTCATGGCCGGCGGCGCCGACTGGATGCTCTACCACGCGATCGACGTGACGCACCCGACGCTCCCGGGGGGCAACGTCTCGCGCCGGGCGCTGCTGCTCGACAAGATCACCTACCAGGCGAACGGCTGGCCCGTCGTCGGTCCCGCCGGCATGCCGACGAACACGCCTCAGACCCGGCCCACGGTGCCGTGA
- a CDS encoding serine protease, translated as MATILETLSTDLAAAADAAGRATVAVHARRRIPASGVLWRPGLVVATHHTVHKDDDVRITLEGGRTARGSVTGRDPGTDLVVLRLDGDAGTPATVHRDPLRVGQLALAVGRPGDAITAALGVVSAVGPAWRTWHGGEIDQFVRLDVSVYDGFSGGPLVDAAGRVLGINTSALARAAAVTIPAATVDRVVDQLLAGGRVRRGYLGIGTQQVRLPDAVRTQLGEQQMALMLVAIEPGAPAEQGGLLLGDVLVALGDRATEDVDDVLAALGGDTVGQQLDARVLRAGELRTVPVTIGDAPARR; from the coding sequence ATGGCCACCATCCTCGAAACGCTCTCCACCGACCTCGCCGCCGCGGCCGACGCCGCGGGGCGCGCGACCGTCGCCGTGCACGCGCGCCGCCGCATCCCGGCGTCGGGCGTCCTTTGGCGCCCCGGGCTCGTCGTCGCCACCCACCACACGGTGCACAAGGACGACGACGTGCGCATCACGCTGGAGGGCGGCCGCACGGCGCGCGGGAGCGTCACCGGGCGCGACCCCGGAACCGACCTCGTCGTGCTCCGGCTCGACGGCGACGCGGGCACGCCCGCGACCGTCCACCGCGACCCGCTCCGCGTCGGCCAACTCGCCCTCGCCGTCGGCCGCCCAGGCGACGCGATCACCGCCGCCCTCGGCGTCGTGTCGGCGGTCGGCCCCGCGTGGCGCACCTGGCACGGGGGCGAGATCGACCAGTTCGTCCGCCTCGACGTCTCGGTCTACGACGGCTTCTCCGGCGGCCCGCTCGTCGACGCGGCCGGGCGCGTGCTCGGCATCAACACCTCGGCCCTCGCCCGCGCCGCGGCGGTGACGATCCCGGCCGCGACGGTCGACCGCGTCGTCGACCAGCTGCTCGCCGGCGGTCGCGTGCGCCGCGGCTACCTCGGCATCGGCACGCAGCAGGTCCGCCTCCCCGACGCGGTCCGGACGCAACTCGGCGAACAGCAGATGGCGCTCATGCTCGTCGCGATCGAGCCCGGCGCCCCGGCCGAACAGGGCGGTCTCCTCCTCGGCGACGTGCTCGTCGCCCTCGGCGACCGCGCGACCGAGGACGTCGACGACGTGCTCGCGGCGCTCGGCGGCGACACGGTCGGCCAGCAGCTCGACGCGCGCGTGCTCCGCGCCGGCGAACTGCGCACGGTCCCGGTCACGATCGGCGACGCGCCCGCCCGGCGCTGA
- the pruA gene encoding 1-pyrroline-5-carboxylate dehydrogenase, with protein MPGQLVPEMGGAVAFAGTRRVPPAVNEPVRGYAPGSPERRELRARLAEMVGEHAEIPLVVGGERVYTGDVARVTNPCAHREVLGEWHRASAEDVARAVGAARDAHREWANWAWEDRAAVFLRAAELLATTWRQTLNAATMLGQAKTAHQAEIDSACELIDFLRFNVQFAQELYAEQPASDRTMWNQLDYRPLEGFVYAVTPFNFTAIAGNLPTSAALMGNTVVWKPAGSAMLSAWHLMRLLEEAGLPPGVINFVPGDPKLVSDALLAHPDLAGVHFTGSTGVFNSMWETIGRNMGRYRSYPRIVGETGGKDFILAHPSADPQALAVGIVRGAFEYQGQKCSAASRVYVPRSMWPDVRERVVAMMREIRVGDVRDFRNFMGAVIDERSFAKISGYLADARANARVVQGGGADRSAGWFVEPTLVEAPEPGYRLMCEEIFGPVVTAYAWDDAAPNGWAEVLRTVDRTSPYALTGAVFARDRKAVRQAAVALRNAAGNFYVNDKPTGAVVGQQPFGGARGSGTNDKAGSKLNLLRWTSPRTVKETFAPPTDFRYAFLHPELDGDPAEGPAQEGAI; from the coding sequence GTGCCGGGGCAGCTCGTGCCGGAGATGGGGGGCGCGGTCGCGTTCGCGGGGACGCGGCGCGTGCCGCCCGCGGTGAACGAGCCGGTGCGCGGCTACGCGCCGGGCTCGCCGGAGCGGCGCGAGCTGCGCGCGCGGCTCGCGGAGATGGTGGGGGAGCACGCGGAGATCCCGCTCGTGGTCGGGGGCGAGCGCGTGTACACGGGCGACGTGGCGCGGGTGACGAACCCGTGCGCGCACCGCGAGGTGTTAGGCGAGTGGCACCGGGCGTCGGCGGAGGACGTCGCGCGCGCGGTGGGCGCGGCGCGGGACGCGCACCGCGAGTGGGCGAACTGGGCGTGGGAGGACCGGGCGGCGGTGTTCCTGCGCGCGGCCGAGCTGCTCGCGACGACGTGGCGGCAGACGCTGAACGCGGCGACGATGTTGGGCCAGGCGAAGACGGCGCACCAGGCGGAGATCGACTCGGCGTGTGAATTAATCGACTTTCTCCGCTTCAACGTGCAGTTCGCCCAGGAGCTGTACGCGGAGCAGCCGGCGAGCGACCGGACGATGTGGAACCAGCTGGACTACCGCCCGCTCGAGGGGTTCGTGTACGCGGTCACGCCGTTCAACTTCACGGCGATCGCGGGCAACCTGCCGACGAGCGCGGCGCTGATGGGGAACACGGTCGTCTGGAAGCCGGCGGGGAGCGCGATGCTCTCGGCGTGGCACCTGATGCGGCTCTTGGAGGAGGCGGGGCTGCCGCCGGGCGTGATCAATTTCGTGCCTGGTGATCCCAAACTCGTGAGCGACGCGCTGCTGGCGCACCCGGACCTCGCGGGCGTGCACTTCACGGGGAGCACGGGCGTGTTCAACAGCATGTGGGAGACGATCGGGCGCAACATGGGGCGCTACCGCTCGTACCCGCGCATCGTCGGCGAGACGGGGGGCAAGGACTTCATCCTCGCGCACCCCTCGGCCGACCCGCAGGCGCTCGCGGTCGGGATCGTGCGCGGGGCGTTCGAGTACCAGGGGCAGAAGTGTTCGGCGGCGAGCCGGGTCTACGTACCGCGGTCGATGTGGCCGGACGTGCGCGAGCGGGTCGTGGCGATGATGCGGGAGATCCGCGTCGGCGACGTGCGCGACTTCCGCAACTTCATGGGCGCGGTGATCGACGAGCGCTCGTTCGCGAAGATTTCGGGGTACCTGGCCGACGCGCGGGCGAACGCGCGGGTCGTGCAGGGGGGCGGCGCGGACCGGTCGGCGGGGTGGTTCGTCGAGCCGACGCTGGTCGAGGCGCCGGAGCCGGGGTACCGGCTGATGTGCGAGGAGATCTTCGGGCCGGTGGTGACGGCGTACGCGTGGGACGACGCCGCGCCTAACGGCTGGGCGGAGGTGCTGCGCACGGTCGACCGCACGTCGCCGTACGCGCTGACGGGGGCGGTGTTCGCGCGGGACCGGAAGGCGGTGCGGCAGGCCGCGGTCGCGCTGCGGAACGCGGCGGGCAACTTCTACGTCAACGACAAGCCGACGGGGGCGGTCGTGGGGCAGCAGCCGTTCGGCGGGGCGCGGGGGTCGGGGACGAACGACAAGGCGGGGTCGAAGCTCAACCTGCTGCGCTGGACCAGCCCGCGGACGGTGAAGGAGACGTTCGCGCCGCCGACGGACTTCCGGTACGCGTTCCTGCACCCGGAGTTGGACGGGGACCCGGCGGAGGGGCCGGCGCAGGAGGGGGCGATCTAG
- a CDS encoding ABC transporter ATP-binding protein, with the protein MTAPALPATKPGDKKKPVDTKAAWREARALMWKHRRALGVGAVLMVISRLAGFVLPLSSKYLIDDVITKGRHNLLWPLALAATLATVVQAVTGFALSQVISVAAQRAISDMRRRVLNRVTRLPVRYFDEHQTGVLISRVMNDAEGIRNLVGTGLVQLVGGVFTAVLALGVLLWLNWVMTLIIVVILALFAWGMATAFGRLRPIFRERGKITAEVTGRLNETLGGIRVVKAYGTERREQAVFGRGVNRLFRNIASSITGVSATTSAGTVVVGLVGLLILAVGGPAVIAGRMTLGALLSYVFFVGLLAVPVISVASIGTQISEAIAGLDRIREILATPTENEEDARRAALPALRGDVAFEDVWFAYREGVDVLKGVSFSAPAGSTTALVGSSGSGKSTLVSLVMAFNRPTRGRVLVDGRDLDTVKLADYRAKLGVVLQDNFLFDGTVAENISFSRPSATRAEVEAVARLANCDDFVRGFPEGYDTVVGERGVKLSGGQRQRIAIARALLADPRILILDEATSSLDSESEALIQEALARLRGGRTTFVIAHRLSTIRSADQILVLEQGAVVERGTHAELMALGGRYRALHDRQYAWEENRFVNPGEDFTTPAAPAAPAVARAVAAR; encoded by the coding sequence ATGACCGCCCCAGCCCTTCCGGCGACGAAGCCGGGCGACAAGAAGAAGCCCGTCGACACGAAGGCCGCCTGGCGCGAGGCGCGCGCCCTCATGTGGAAGCACCGCCGCGCCCTCGGCGTCGGCGCGGTGCTGATGGTGATCAGCCGCCTCGCGGGCTTCGTGCTGCCGCTGTCGAGCAAGTACCTGATCGACGACGTCATCACGAAGGGGCGCCACAACCTGCTCTGGCCGCTCGCCCTCGCCGCGACGCTCGCGACCGTCGTGCAGGCCGTGACGGGCTTCGCGCTCTCGCAGGTCATCTCGGTGGCCGCGCAGCGCGCGATCAGCGACATGCGGCGGCGCGTGCTCAACCGCGTGACGCGCCTGCCGGTGCGCTACTTCGACGAGCACCAGACCGGCGTGCTCATCTCGCGCGTGATGAACGACGCGGAGGGGATCCGGAACCTCGTCGGCACGGGGCTCGTGCAGCTCGTCGGCGGCGTGTTCACCGCAGTGCTCGCGTTGGGCGTGCTGCTCTGGCTCAACTGGGTCATGACGCTCATCATCGTCGTCATCCTCGCGCTCTTCGCGTGGGGGATGGCGACCGCGTTCGGCCGGCTGCGCCCGATCTTCCGCGAGCGCGGCAAGATCACCGCCGAGGTCACCGGGCGGCTGAACGAGACGTTGGGCGGGATCCGCGTCGTGAAGGCGTACGGCACCGAGCGGCGCGAGCAGGCGGTGTTCGGGCGGGGCGTCAACCGGCTGTTCCGCAACATCGCGAGCAGCATCACCGGCGTGAGCGCGACGACGAGCGCGGGCACGGTCGTCGTCGGCCTCGTCGGGCTGCTGATCCTCGCCGTCGGCGGCCCGGCGGTGATCGCGGGGCGGATGACGCTCGGCGCGCTCCTCTCCTACGTGTTCTTCGTCGGCCTGCTCGCCGTGCCGGTCATCTCGGTGGCCTCGATCGGGACGCAGATCTCGGAGGCGATCGCGGGGCTGGACCGGATCCGGGAGATCCTCGCCACGCCGACCGAGAACGAGGAGGACGCGCGCCGCGCGGCGCTCCCGGCGCTCCGCGGCGACGTCGCCTTCGAGGACGTCTGGTTCGCCTACCGCGAGGGGGTGGACGTGCTCAAGGGCGTCAGCTTCAGCGCGCCCGCGGGCTCGACGACCGCGCTCGTGGGCTCGAGCGGGAGCGGCAAGAGCACGCTCGTCTCGCTCGTCATGGCCTTCAACCGCCCGACCCGGGGGCGCGTGCTCGTCGACGGCCGCGACCTCGACACGGTCAAGCTCGCCGACTACCGCGCCAAGTTAGGCGTCGTGCTGCAGGACAACTTCCTCTTCGACGGCACGGTCGCCGAGAACATCAGCTTCTCGCGGCCGTCGGCCACGCGGGCGGAGGTCGAAGCGGTGGCCCGGCTCGCCAACTGCGACGACTTCGTGCGCGGCTTCCCCGAGGGGTACGACACGGTCGTCGGCGAGCGCGGGGTGAAGCTGTCGGGCGGCCAGCGGCAGCGCATCGCGATCGCCCGCGCGCTGCTCGCCGACCCGCGGATCCTCATCCTCGACGAGGCGACCTCGTCGCTCGACTCGGAGAGCGAGGCGCTGATCCAGGAGGCGCTCGCGCGGCTCCGCGGCGGGCGCACGACGTTCGTGATCGCGCACCGCCTCTCCACCATCCGCTCGGCCGACCAGATCCTGGTGTTGGAGCAGGGCGCGGTCGTCGAGCGCGGCACGCACGCCGAACTCATGGCGCTCGGCGGCCGCTACCGCGCGCTCCACGACCGGCAGTACGCGTGGGAGGAGAACCGCTTCGTGAACCCGGGCGAGGACTTCACGACGCCCGCGGCCCCGGCCGCGCCGGCGGTCGCGCGCGCGGTGGCCGCGCGGTAG
- a CDS encoding helix-turn-helix transcriptional regulator gives MTTRVAVLAPSPLVRAGLDTLLAESPGLVRVALPFDPGDDGGDVSPLERAAGSGADVVVWAPGSSLDVTAALGAGLVDLRSGVYGDAALSAAPALVVIADLAPRDAASAVRAGARAVLPNGVRAETLAAAVAAAAAGLVVFPADDAAGLLPADDRGDGPDPASAPGVAPLSGRERDVLALMAEGLANKQIAYRLGISEHTVKTHVAALFAKLHAGTRAEAVVTAARAGLLLL, from the coding sequence ATGACTACCCGCGTGGCGGTGCTCGCGCCGTCGCCGCTCGTCCGTGCCGGGCTCGACACGCTGCTCGCGGAGTCGCCGGGGCTCGTGCGCGTCGCGCTGCCGTTCGACCCGGGCGACGACGGCGGCGACGTGTCGCCGCTCGAGCGGGCGGCGGGCTCCGGGGCGGACGTCGTCGTCTGGGCGCCCGGGTCCTCGCTCGACGTCACCGCCGCACTCGGCGCCGGACTCGTCGACCTGCGGAGCGGCGTGTACGGCGACGCCGCCCTCTCGGCCGCCCCCGCGCTCGTCGTGATCGCCGACCTCGCGCCGCGCGACGCCGCGAGTGCGGTGCGCGCCGGCGCGCGCGCCGTGCTGCCCAACGGCGTGCGGGCGGAGACGCTGGCCGCCGCCGTCGCGGCGGCCGCCGCGGGGCTCGTCGTCTTTCCGGCCGACGACGCGGCCGGCCTGCTCCCCGCGGACGACCGGGGCGATGGACCCGACCCGGCGTCCGCGCCCGGCGTCGCCCCGCTCAGCGGCCGCGAGCGCGACGTGCTCGCCCTGATGGCCGAGGGGTTGGCGAACAAGCAGATCGCCTACCGGCTCGGCATCAGCGAGCACACCGTGAAGACGCACGTCGCCGCGCTGTTCGCCAAGCTGCACGCGGGGACGCGCGCGGAGGCGGTCGTGACCGCAGCACGGGCGGGGCTGCTGCTGCTCTGA
- the pepE gene encoding peptidase E, with product MPPVDPALRAARRLLLLSNSRDPAGRYLVHARDALAAHLAGVREVAFVPYAGVTVGWDAYAARAAGAFAPLGITLRGVHADADPAAVLAGAGAVAVGGGNTFHLLAELRRRGLVAALRARAAAGAPYVGWSAGAVVACPTIRTTNDMPIVEPPGGLDALGLFGAQVNAHFTDAHPPGFQGETRRERLAEFLAANPRSAVVGLPEGSWLAVAGARAAVGGAHAALVFRAGRDAEAVPPGGDLATAEDDA from the coding sequence GTGCCGCCCGTCGACCCCGCGCTCCGCGCCGCCCGCCGCCTGCTCCTCCTCTCCAACTCGCGCGACCCCGCGGGGCGCTACCTCGTCCACGCGCGCGACGCGCTCGCCGCACACCTCGCCGGCGTGCGCGAGGTGGCCTTCGTGCCCTACGCGGGCGTCACCGTCGGCTGGGACGCGTACGCGGCGCGCGCCGCCGGGGCGTTCGCCCCGTTAGGCATCACGCTGCGCGGCGTGCACGCCGACGCCGACCCGGCGGCGGTCCTCGCCGGGGCGGGCGCGGTCGCGGTGGGGGGCGGGAACACCTTCCACCTGCTCGCCGAGTTGCGGCGGCGGGGGCTCGTGGCGGCGCTGCGCGCGCGGGCGGCGGCGGGCGCGCCGTACGTGGGGTGGAGCGCGGGCGCGGTCGTCGCCTGCCCGACGATCCGCACGACCAACGACATGCCGATCGTCGAGCCGCCCGGCGGGCTCGACGCGTTAGGCCTGTTCGGCGCGCAGGTCAACGCCCACTTCACCGACGCCCACCCCCCGGGCTTCCAGGGCGAGACGCGGCGCGAGCGCCTCGCGGAGTTCCTCGCCGCCAACCCGCGCTCGGCGGTCGTCGGCCTCCCGGAAGGCAGCTGGCTCGCCGTCGCCGGCGCGCGCGCGGCGGTCGGCGGGGCGCACGCGGCGCTCGTCTTCCGCGCCGGGCGCGACGCGGAGGCGGTGCCCCCGGGCGGCGACCTCGCGACGGCCGAGGACGATGCCTAA
- the vapC43 gene encoding ribonuclease VapC43: protein MTPDVNVLIYATRPEYRQHAAAEAWLRTAVRAATRAAPFTVLPAVVVGYVRLVTDRRAHPEPTPTAEALANVADLLEQPNVRLATHGDEWPRVVELCDKHRLAGRILGDAWIAASVLQLNEHLVTFDRDFRRLLPPRHLTILSA, encoded by the coding sequence GTGACCCCAGACGTCAACGTCCTGATCTACGCGACGCGGCCGGAGTACCGGCAGCACGCGGCCGCTGAAGCGTGGCTCCGGACGGCAGTGCGCGCAGCCACTCGTGCCGCCCCGTTCACGGTGTTGCCCGCCGTCGTGGTGGGCTACGTGCGGCTCGTGACCGACCGGCGTGCCCACCCTGAGCCGACGCCGACCGCCGAGGCACTCGCGAACGTCGCCGACCTTCTGGAGCAGCCGAACGTTCGCCTGGCGACGCACGGCGACGAATGGCCGCGCGTGGTCGAACTCTGCGACAAGCACCGCCTGGCCGGCCGCATCCTCGGCGACGCGTGGATTGCCGCGTCGGTGCTGCAGCTCAACGAGCACCTGGTCACGTTCGACCGGGACTTCCGCCGGTTGCTGCCGCCGCGCCACCTCACCATCCTGAGCGCCTGA
- the panD gene encoding aspartate 1-decarboxylase, protein MLRTLYKSKIHRATLTGADLHYEGSLTVDRDLMDAADLLPFEKVQVVNVNTGARLETYVIEGPRASGTIQLNGAAARLGMPGDLVIVISYGEYTPDELAGGFAPTIVFVDGANRQVAPHSPAELEGGRHEA, encoded by the coding sequence ATGCTCCGCACCCTCTACAAGTCCAAGATCCACCGCGCCACCCTCACCGGCGCCGACCTCCACTACGAGGGCAGCCTGACCGTCGACCGCGACCTGATGGACGCCGCCGACCTCCTGCCGTTCGAGAAGGTGCAGGTCGTCAACGTCAACACGGGCGCCCGGCTCGAGACGTACGTGATCGAGGGGCCGCGCGCGAGCGGGACGATCCAACTCAACGGGGCCGCCGCCCGGCTCGGGATGCCCGGCGACCTCGTGATCGTCATCAGCTACGGCGAGTACACGCCCGACGAGCTGGCCGGCGGCTTCGCGCCGACAATCGTCTTCGTCGACGGCGCGAACCGCCAGGTCGCCCCGCACTCGCCGGCCGAGCTCGAAGGGGGGCGGCACGAGGCGTAG
- a CDS encoding acetyltransferase gives MTATRAARVAERVTLRPPAPNDAAEFLALVQASAALHRPWVVAPDTPAAFRAYVARAAQEHDVYPGHVCRLVCRRADGAVLGAANLNNVVWGGLRCASLGYYAFAPSAGRGYVREGVARLLTHGFRRTGLHRVEAAVQPGNDRSRALLAALGFRHEGDSPRYLKLGGRWRDHERWAITADEWRPGRAAPSGGRPRAERILGP, from the coding sequence GTGACCGCCACGCGCGCGGCGCGCGTCGCTGAGCGCGTCACGCTCCGCCCCCCGGCGCCTAACGACGCGGCGGAGTTCCTCGCCCTCGTCCAGGCGAGCGCGGCGCTGCACCGCCCGTGGGTCGTCGCGCCCGACACGCCGGCCGCGTTCCGCGCCTACGTCGCCCGCGCCGCGCAGGAGCACGACGTCTACCCGGGGCACGTCTGCCGGCTCGTCTGCCGCCGTGCCGACGGCGCGGTCCTCGGCGCGGCCAACCTCAACAACGTCGTCTGGGGCGGACTCCGCTGCGCCTCGCTCGGCTACTACGCGTTCGCGCCCTCTGCGGGGCGCGGCTACGTCCGCGAGGGCGTCGCGCGGCTGCTCACCCACGGCTTCCGCCGCACCGGGCTGCACCGCGTCGAGGCGGCCGTGCAGCCCGGCAACGACCGCTCGCGCGCGCTGCTCGCCGCGCTCGGCTTCCGCCACGAGGGGGACTCGCCGCGCTACCTCAAACTCGGCGGGCGCTGGCGCGACCACGAGCGCTGGGCGATCACCGCGGACGAGTGGCGGCCGGGGCGCGCCGCGCCGAGTGGCGGGCGGCCGCGCGCCGAGCGTATACTCGGCCCATGA